cgataatggaatcgcccctTTCAAAGTCAGAATAAGACCTAAGAAAATACATCATTCTTGGTTCTACAGTCTACACCTTCAGTTCAATTCGAATATTTGATTTACCAGAATATGgtacaaaatatgttaaacattttataagtatgcaaaaatattttatacagtaaAGTCGCATTCTGccgcatataatatattttctatctTTTTATTAGAACGAATattaagggcttgtttcaccacttactgataagtgccggataggctatccacaacttatctgacagatagacacTCTATCAGATAGTTGTGGATAACTTGTCTGATAGATAGAGACATTAATCTTTCTATTGGTTCTGTATCATATGATTTAGTTCTTATTTGTAAGGAAAATGTTTCTgaaaataatttactaattatGTTTACGTGTTGTTTTCAGAATATCATGGTCAAGGTATGGATGCAGGCGGGAACAACTTTGACTCCGGTAAGTTCTATTTTAGTAAAATTCAATGCGATGGACAGATAGATGAATGACGACGAAATAGATggattaaaaaaacttaaaactatgAAAATAGGATTCTTTTTTGTGTCTTAAAAGTACGGGCATGCGGTATGGTCGGGCTGGAGTCTGGATTCATCGCAGGCAGATCTGAGCGAACTCATTCCCGTGGGTGCATGAGTCCGATCAGATCAGCCTACGATCAGTCCGAGCTGGTCGTTTGGTCCCTCCGGGGACTTTAGACTGCCTTTCTACTGCAGCAGCTGTGCTAGGCTGCGTGttttttaagaaccaatagaattgctTTATTTGCCTGACCTATCAGCGATTTTATTGGATGGAAACGCAGTCTAAagcgcaagcgaccgcgaccgacaaaaattcaaacaaaatgcaactttataacctaggctataggtttaattttctaccaacattggtGAAATGAAACCTAGTAGCCAATGTCATAAAGTGGCCTGTTTTATGAATTTTTGTCGGAGTCGCTTGCCGCCTTGATCCTGAACGGTACCTTTACGATGACGCAGCTGccatatataatatgtatattccaGTTTGTCCCTTTCGCGGGGACGTAATCGTATGATCTCCTATTATTATCCTTCAACGAGCCCCGTGCTGACCCCGAACCAGGCCGCGCTCCATTTGCCACGGCTAATTCGAACACACGGGTTTCTGATAGACCTGACGTAGAATTGGGACATACGGACGTAGTTTGAGTACTTTCTTCCGTCTTGATTAGGTTCTGTGagattaaggacgctatcacaaaaattattacaaaaattagcatgtcagtacgaatatatatatttcagcgcgccttgtacagtggcggttacgacgctcgccgcgttcttgatagggcgaaaatgtataaaaaatttgagagcgtttcttatttttcatataaatggaattgttatttatttttatataaaatatttagctattcgtacaggggactaattaagcaacatttttttgtatatatttattttccttagttcagtgtatttagctataatggaacctaatcaaaccccattttttttaatcttttgcgattattgtgatggttaaaacgtattcatgtgaaaattttgtatgcttctataacatttttatagtatagacgtggagatgaatatattatctttcatttgaaaccaaaatatcctcgcagtgtgactcctaattctttaaaatggtaagtacctgaaaatcgctgatatttgtgaaaaaatgtgatagcgtccttaaagaGAGTAGCGTGGCTAGGGTTCACTGCGTAGCGTTTGGATTAAAAGATGACCATGTTAATTATTAACGCGGGAAGGTTGGCACttggcgctcattgggggaggcctacattcagcagtggacggcaataggctgatgatgatgatgaattattcACAACAGCAAGATACACGTTTCTTTGCAAGACTTCGAATTTTAAGCTACACCTGTGTACCGCTCTTTCGATTCTTGCAGTGCAAATTgcaatacaataaatatttacataccaaaaatattaacgattacaatatttacatactaaattgtaatcgttcatattttttggtatgtaaatattttgcagtgaatctttgtacaggaacctaggtaattactatcttaagctgaataataactcaaataatattaaatattctcgtatgggaaatgatcttggtattacgtttgtatgagaattgcgatggcacccagACTCTTAACACATACGATACCTTTAAACTTCTGAAAGCtagtgctataatattattatacttgtaTTATAAACCTATTAATGATTACAATAGCGGCCCAAGAGGTGACTATCGAGGTGTGTCGACTTGTACATGTAATCGATCGCGATTTCTAATTACGTGCCATATTAGATTCATGATTGTGCCTTTTGTGGGTTATGCATTAAATATTACTGGAAAACCCGAATATGCAAATTATGAGCGTAACCCCGGCGAATTATCGATACCTCATTAATTAGGATCCGATCAGTAGTTTAAGTggaaaaaatacatattattattatatactaactgtcccggtgaacttcgtgtcactttaaaatcttccctggacttctacgaatattttaagactaaaattagcccaatgcgttcagctgttttcgagttttagcgttactaacataattgaaaattcattattatataatacatagaTAGAGTGTCAAAATCCAATGATTTTGACAGTATGCACTTTACAGTATGTCTGTAGACTGTAACACGTCTTAAGAGTCCAGTAGAttgttttttaatgaaataagggggcaaacgagcaaacgcctTAGAGTCGATATCAGAATGTAATAGTGGGTGCAAGAGACAATTCTGTCCACCGAGCAAGGCAGACCGATTTCAAGTGTTTATAGGCTGCAAAAGTAATTTAGTTACTTAGTctattgcctagggcatcacgtctgaggagtaaaggttcaaagaccgattctagttgacatacggatAGGAGGGCCCACAGGCttttgcttagggcatcaagtagtctcaATCAGTCACTGAAGAATGGTGTTGTCATTTCCAGGTCAACAGCAGCAGGAGCAGGAGTTGGCGACGAAGATGCTGCAGATCCAGTCAAAACGGTTCTACCTCGACGTGAAGCAGAACCGACGGGGGAGGTTCATCAAAGTGGCAgaggtaaatataataattattgttatagttTATTGTCAAGTATCAacccacactaatattataaattcgaaatgTGTGTCGATACTAGAGCTACGCGTCTAGATGCCTACGCGCGTTTTtttactcgcgcgtaaaacgcttgcaatgagcgggactctcgactcgtccataaaaaaaaaaagcgcgagcgacgcgcgagtcgagatacttgggtgcctttttttttatgaaataagggtgcaaacgagcaaacgggtcaactgatggaaagcaacttccgtcgcccatggacactcgcagcatcagaaaagcgctgcaggtgcgttgccggccttttaagggggaatagggtaataggggagggtagggataggaagggaagggaatagggtaggggattgggcctccggtaaactcactcactcggcgaaacacagcgtaagcgctgtttcacgccggttttgtgtgagaacgtggtatttctccggtcgagccggcccattcgtgccgaagcatggttctcccacgtataacattTTAGCGTCCAGAACTACGCGCGAGTCCGTTGCGAATGGACGTATTTGATTGGAGCGTGATAATTTCGAGTCCATGTTTGTAGCGTAAGAACACGCGTAAAACGCGGTATCTGGATGGACTACaaattgaaacgcgcgtatccacttcgcgcgtaaaacgtctcatctggacaggcactaaattgtgcaacggagttgcgagcgttaTCTATTACTGAATGAGATGACCTAACCACTGatctatgttaaaaaaaaattgtatgggcATACTTCCGAAATAGGAGTCCGGTAAATATATAGAACCGTAGATTTTTACGGGATATAatgtatcgtatgtcctttcccgacgctcaaactatctccataatCTCTAGCGGTTCGGACAcaaagaggtaacggacagacagataattcgcatttaaaatatgagTATGCAAGTATGGATTCAGAGTCTACCTTTCAAGGTCTTCTTTTCAGCAGTTACCCAGACTACCCAGTTATCTGTTATTGTAACATTATGTTAGTCAGACGACACATAGAATCACAGATCCCTGTCATGGTGATTGATTATTTCCCTCCATATTGTTGgttttgtggcggtacccacaattcgcctaacgattctgtaggcctactacgaaaacGTTTTgtgactcaaacaatcggctgagaatgccgcgtcctgctctaacaacgtcatttcacgtttgttacagtaggacgcggcattttcgTACGATTGCTTGagcctcaaaacggtttcgtggtacggcccctgcatcgcgctatcgaagtttcggagaacggcaagatatatacaacgtctgaaatgacgtcagtgagcttcggcctgaccgagcatgctatctcgctcggtcggaagatcttcctttacgGCCGCCACGCACATCGGTAAAGTTTAATCCATGGTCCACTATAATCACGCCATCCTAATGATGTTAAAGTAATATGCAACAGCTGGTATATTTTCAATACCAATTAGTATTTTGCACCGGCTTTGTGTTGTACACTGCAATGGCTTCAAAGACACTTGTCAAGGTACCTGAGGCGAAGGCTAGCACTCAACTGATAATGATTTAGGTATTAGACGCCAGCTGCACATAAAAACAAACTAAGCgcctatatttttatgtattgtaGGAGATATTAATATCGATAACACACCCATCGCTTTCGTATCAGCTATAAAAGTGAAGGCGTGATATACCTACATACAACAGGGTAGAAATAACACTTATGTTaggttatctatactaatattataattgggaagagtttgtttgtttgtttgtttgaacgcgctaatctcagggactactggtccgatttgaaaaattctttcagtgtatAGATAGCTCATTAATtgaggaaagctataggctatattttatcacgctaagacttataggagcgaagaaatagaggaaaatgtggaaaaaacgggggaaattatttgaaagggcttatctcacgaaatactggagcaatttttctgttatttggcacagataagaagtagaccacgtgaaggatcataagctattttttgtggactgatttgtttgtgaaatatctaatttacgcgggtgaagctgcgcggaacgcgCTGCGCTTCGCGTGGTCACGGCATCACGCgtaaaccgctggaccgattttgctgggtaaaagatactttgaatcccgaacaagaacataggatacattttgtcccggaaaaatgtacggttactgcacaatatacttatatgatttgcgcgtaaactattcaatctttttgctggaatttggtatggagatactttaagtctcggggaaggacaaggaatactaattttgtcttggaaaatgtacggttcccgcacaataaacttttatgattatcgcctaagctattcaatctattttgatgaaatttggtatggcaatactttcagtctcgggaaaggagtaaggacaagggatactttttatcccggaaaatatacggtgcacaataaacttttatgattctcgcctaaactatttaatctattttaatgaaatttggcatggcgattggagatactaatttaaatctgggacaaggaatgttttttgtcccggaaaaatgtgcggttcccacacaatatacttttctgatttgcgcgtaaacgactcaatcgatgtacgggaacaactataaactaaagtccacgcggacgaagtcgcgggcaacagctagttactaaattataatacattatgtatttttaaactGCTATTCACTAGTAGGCTCTAGTGAGTAGCAGTGTATGTGATTACAAAAAACATCGTCGTATCGAGGAAAGAGAAATAAACCTAGATCCCATAGATCACCATAAGTCACTATAGACTAATATTTCTCACTACCACCAATTAACATTATCACATCTCGTTGCAGATCGGCGCAGACGGGCGGCGGAGTCAGATATTCCTGGCGATGTCGACGGCAGCGGAGTTCCGCGACCACCTGTCGGCGTTCAGCGACTTCTACAGCTCGCTCGGCCCGCCCAACCCCGACAACGTGCCGGAGGACGGCAAGCTCAAGTCCGAGATGATGCTCAAGGTATGACCACGATGGGCGAGAGTGGTGATCATGTTACTCATTGGTGCGTGGTTTGTGGAAAGGACTTTTGGTCATTAAAATTGCATATAATATATCGTTGCTAATATATTTATGCTTTGCGCTGTCACTCTCTTGTATTGTGTGACCGTTGCCCTCTGCCGCAACACAGACGTGGTATATTATGCCTTCGGCCATGCGTTGTTTGAACGATGCAAAGTACCTGCTCGAAGACCGCGGCGATCGTTCGAACAGAGCGATGCTAGCTTCGCTCTAAGAATCGTTTCTAATTTACAAGACTTTTGACAACATTTTGTATAACACTATCTGTTTCTATTTCAGGACAACAGACGGTACTACCTTGACCTGAAGGAAAACTCCCGCGGGCGGTTTCTGCGCGTGTCCCAGACGATCACGCGGGGCGGGCCGCGCTCGCAGGTGGCGCTGCCGGCGCAGGGCATGATCGAGTTCCGCGACGCCCTCACCGACCTGCTCGATGACTTCGGCACCGACGACGGCGGGTGAGCGAGACGGACGTATGACGAGCGCGTGTGTGTGAGGGAGATGGAGTAGTAGGCGAACACGCGGTGCGGG
This DNA window, taken from Aricia agestis chromosome 19, ilAriAges1.1, whole genome shotgun sequence, encodes the following:
- the LOC121736823 gene encoding transcriptional activator protein Pur-alpha isoform X3, whose translation is MSDIGSGDEGISSQKYHGQGMDAGGNNFDSGQQQQEQELATKMLQIQSKRFYLDVKQNRRGRFIKVAEIGADGRRSQIFLAMSTAAEFRDHLSAFSDFYSSLGPPNPDNVPEDGKLKSEMMLKDNRRYYLDLKENSRGRFLRVSQTITRGGPRSQVALPAQGMIEFRDALTDLLDDFGTDDGGFKGELPEGRHLRVDNKNFYFDIGQNNRGIYMKVSEVKSNFRTAITVPEKCWARFRDILADYCDKMSRAQLSPEPHQGSGSTRAGSAQPSRDIDTFSGGAQSRI
- the LOC121736823 gene encoding transcriptional activator protein Pur-alpha isoform X1, whose product is MSDIGSGDEGISSQKYHGQGMDAGGNNFDSGQQQQEQELATKMLQIQSKRFYLDVKQNRRGRFIKVAEIGADGRRSQIFLAMSTAAEFRDHLSAFSDFYSSLGPPNPDNVPEDGKLKSEMMLKDNRRYYLDLKENSRGRFLRVSQTITRGGPRSQVALPAQGMIEFRDALTDLLDDFGTDDGGFKGELPEGRHLRVDNKNFYFDIGQNNRGIYMKVSEVVPSLQVKSNFRTAITVPEKCWARFRDILADYCDKMSRAQLSPEPHQGSGSTRAGSAQPSRDIDTFSGGAQSRI